The following proteins are co-located in the Deltaproteobacteria bacterium genome:
- a CDS encoding FxsA family protein, translating to MDERDVQPDPQPVRRGERAFLEPERAAAPAVDEDRRRARRVAGGQQPRSHREVGLVRRVLVDVCCDGGAPPRREREIDRACGAGPRALRRFGHLRRGRRGEERRVGREVRGRVVVRRDRLQPAPGVAGRPAGAAAPHRPGHHPQRAAVDRLAGPANRAFDDSRPRHAATVPHGRAGVLQGVDVLGWLTAAFIAIPILEIWLLLAAGRALGAGWTIAAIVATGVAGAALARHQGFAAVDRVREALRTGRDVGPSVVAAALVLVAAVLLLLPGFATDAVGFALLVPPVRGALARAIAARLRQRAGGGLWVDLGGAHAGGQPCPEDDREDDDRPPPGVIDV from the coding sequence CTGGACGAACGCGACGTCCAGCCCGATCCGCAGCCAGTACGCCGCGGCGAACGCGCGTTCCTCGAACCAGAACGCGCCGCCGCCCCAGCCGTGGATGAAGACCGCCGTCGGGCGCGGCGCGTCGCCGGCGGCCAGCAGCCGCGCTCGCACCGTGAGGTTGGCCTCGTACGACGCGTACTCGTCGACGTATGCTGCGACGGTGGGGCGCCACCGCGACGCGAACGCGAGATCGACCGCGCGTGCGGCGCCGGCCCGCGGGCGCTGCGGCGTTTCGGTCACCTGCGGCGGGGCAGGAGAGGGGAAGAACGCCGAGTCGGCCGCGAGGTTCGCGGGCGTGTTGTAGTGCGCCGCGATCGACTGCAGCCTGCGCCGGGCGTCGCCGGGCGGCCGGCGGGAGCGGCCGCGCCCCATCGCCCGGGCCATCACCCGCAGCGCGCCGCGGTCGACCGCCTCGCCGGCCCGGCGAATCGCGCCTTCGATGACTCGCGACCTCGCCATGCCGCCACCGTACCGCACGGCCGCGCCGGTGTGCTACAGGGTGTGGACGTGCTCGGCTGGCTCACCGCCGCGTTCATCGCGATCCCCATCCTCGAAATCTGGCTGCTGTTGGCCGCCGGCCGCGCGCTGGGTGCGGGGTGGACGATCGCCGCGATCGTCGCGACCGGCGTCGCCGGTGCGGCGCTGGCGCGGCACCAGGGGTTCGCCGCGGTCGACCGCGTGCGCGAGGCGTTGCGCACCGGGCGCGACGTGGGCCCCTCGGTGGTCGCCGCGGCGCTCGTGCTCGTCGCCGCAGTGCTGCTGCTGCTGCCGGGGTTCGCGACGGACGCGGTGGGGTTCGCGCTGCTCGTGCCGCCGGTGCGGGGTGCGCTGGCGCGGGCGATCGCCGCGCGGCTGCGACAGCGCGCCGGCGGCGGCCTGTGGGTGGACCTCGGCGGCGCGCACGCGGGCGGGCAGCCGTGCCCCGAGGACGACCGCGAGGACGACGACCGGCCGCCGCCGGGCGTGATCGACGTGTGA
- a CDS encoding bifunctional homocysteine S-methyltransferase/methylenetetrahydrofolate reductase, translating to MRDFLDTLRDAPLLFDGAMGTLLYDRGVMHTRSYDELNLSQPELVAQIHREYLDAGADILETNTFGANRLALAKHGFSDRAAEINAAGARIAREVAGSHAYVAGAIGPTGVKFAVAPDHQRRLALDALREQIEALAAAEVDLLLLETFTSILELEAAVALARAHGGGRPVGAQLVFGPDRRADGGLSPAEVAERLVAAGADFVGANCGAGPPELYDVAVAMVDCGKPVSVQPNAGLPSVIEGRTIYVANPEHFGVFARRLLKSGVKLVGGCCGTTPEHTRRMMGAVRMMGARPQSARLREAATRAAVAASPPKPAVPLAERSRLGARLAAGEFVVSVELNAPAGTDTTRVEAAVRELLAGGVDIVNIADGPRATARMGNLALCALLRQRTGVEPILHVCTRDRNFLGLVAHLLGAHALGMRDLVIITGDPPKMGDYPFATPVYDIDSIGLLKLARDLNAGIDPAGRALDGQTAFVLATGAEPGAADYERELRRLEAKVAAGAELVMTQPVYDARTLERFLDDVAPLGVPVMVGLLPLASHRNAEFLHTQVPGMSIPDAYRARMARVGSGPAARAEGVAIAREVLAAVKHRVAGAYIMPPFNRVDSALAILDEVRGDRWTPAPPPDRADA from the coding sequence GTGAGGGACTTTCTCGATACGTTGCGGGACGCTCCGCTGCTGTTCGACGGCGCGATGGGCACGCTGCTGTACGACCGCGGCGTCATGCACACCCGGTCGTACGACGAACTGAACCTGTCGCAGCCGGAACTGGTCGCTCAGATCCACCGCGAATACCTCGACGCGGGCGCCGACATCCTCGAGACCAACACGTTCGGCGCCAATCGCCTGGCGCTCGCGAAGCACGGCTTCAGCGACCGCGCGGCGGAGATCAACGCGGCCGGCGCCCGGATCGCGCGGGAGGTCGCCGGCTCGCACGCGTACGTCGCCGGAGCCATCGGCCCGACCGGTGTGAAGTTCGCCGTCGCGCCCGACCACCAGCGGCGTCTCGCGCTCGACGCGCTGCGCGAGCAGATCGAGGCGCTCGCGGCGGCCGAGGTCGACCTGCTGCTGCTCGAGACGTTCACGTCGATCCTGGAACTCGAGGCCGCGGTCGCGCTCGCCCGCGCGCACGGCGGCGGCCGGCCGGTCGGCGCGCAGCTCGTGTTCGGCCCGGATCGCCGCGCGGACGGCGGCCTGTCGCCCGCCGAGGTGGCCGAGCGGCTGGTCGCGGCCGGAGCGGACTTCGTCGGAGCCAATTGCGGCGCGGGTCCGCCGGAGCTGTACGACGTGGCGGTCGCCATGGTCGACTGCGGCAAACCGGTGTCGGTGCAACCGAATGCCGGGCTGCCGAGCGTGATCGAAGGCCGGACGATCTATGTGGCCAACCCGGAGCATTTCGGCGTATTTGCCAGGCGATTACTCAAGTCCGGCGTGAAGCTTGTGGGCGGTTGCTGCGGCACCACGCCGGAACACACGCGGCGCATGATGGGCGCCGTGCGCATGATGGGGGCGCGGCCGCAGTCGGCGCGGCTGCGCGAGGCCGCGACGCGCGCGGCCGTCGCGGCCTCGCCGCCGAAGCCAGCCGTGCCGCTGGCCGAACGCAGCCGGCTCGGCGCGCGCCTGGCGGCCGGCGAGTTCGTCGTGTCGGTCGAACTCAACGCCCCGGCGGGGACGGACACCACCCGGGTCGAAGCCGCCGTCCGCGAGCTGCTCGCGGGAGGCGTCGACATCGTCAACATCGCCGACGGCCCGCGCGCCACCGCGAGGATGGGCAACCTCGCGCTGTGCGCCCTGCTGCGCCAGCGAACCGGCGTCGAGCCCATCTTGCACGTGTGCACCCGCGACCGCAACTTCCTCGGTCTGGTCGCGCACCTGCTCGGCGCACACGCGCTCGGTATGCGGGATCTCGTGATCATCACCGGCGACCCGCCGAAGATGGGCGACTACCCGTTCGCGACGCCCGTGTACGACATCGACTCGATCGGCCTGCTGAAGCTCGCGCGCGATCTCAACGCCGGCATCGACCCGGCCGGACGCGCGCTCGACGGGCAGACCGCGTTCGTGCTCGCGACCGGGGCCGAGCCCGGCGCGGCCGACTACGAGCGCGAGCTGCGCCGACTCGAGGCCAAGGTCGCCGCCGGCGCCGAACTGGTGATGACCCAGCCGGTATACGACGCGCGCACGCTCGAGCGGTTTCTCGACGACGTCGCGCCGCTGGGCGTGCCGGTGATGGTCGGCCTGCTGCCGCTGGCGTCGCACCGCAACGCGGAGTTCCTGCACACGCAAGTGCCCGGCATGTCGATTCCGGACGCGTACCGGGCCCGCATGGCCCGCGTCGGGTCGGGGCCCGCCGCGCGCGCCGAAGGCGTCGCGATCGCCCGCGAGGTCCTCGCCGCGGTCAAGCACCGCGTCGCCGGGGCGTACATCATGCCGCCGTTCAACCGCGTCGACTCGGCGCTGGCGATCCTGGACGAGGTGCGCGGCGATCGGTGGACCCCCGCGCCCCCCCCCGACCGCGCCGACGC
- a CDS encoding sigma-70 family RNA polymerase sigma factor, whose amino-acid sequence MHTLGRRSGPIDTPAGERPVADVDERDLVRRCRAGDRAAHDEFYRRYRRQVASVLYRVLNERRELEDLVQEVFLIAFRGLERFRGDARVSTWLYRICVNVALGAIRANARRPQPVLVGDPDEPPADGTAAHDGSPLRCLERRRARARVLRLLAALPPKKRVVLYLHEIEGLEPKEIADIVGAHPVTVRTRLFYARREFFRLAAQEAEEA is encoded by the coding sequence ATGCACACGTTGGGGAGGCGCAGCGGCCCGATAGACACGCCGGCGGGGGAGCGGCCCGTCGCGGACGTCGACGAACGCGATCTGGTGCGCCGCTGCCGCGCCGGCGACCGGGCCGCCCACGACGAGTTCTACCGCCGTTACCGCCGGCAGGTGGCCTCCGTGTTGTACCGCGTGCTCAACGAACGCCGCGAACTCGAGGACCTGGTTCAAGAGGTGTTCCTCATCGCGTTCCGCGGGCTCGAGCGATTTCGCGGCGACGCGCGGGTGTCGACCTGGCTGTACCGGATCTGCGTCAACGTGGCGCTCGGAGCGATCCGCGCCAACGCCCGCCGGCCACAGCCGGTGTTGGTGGGCGATCCCGACGAGCCGCCGGCCGACGGGACCGCCGCGCACGACGGGTCGCCGCTGCGCTGTCTCGAGCGCCGGCGCGCGCGCGCGCGGGTGCTGCGCCTGCTGGCAGCCCTGCCGCCCAAAAAGCGCGTCGTGTTGTACCTGCACGAAATCGAAGGGCTCGAGCCGAAGGAGATCGCCGACATCGTCGGCGCCCATCCAGTGACCGTGAGAACGCGGCTGTTTTACGCGCGCCGCGAGTTCTTCCGGCTCGCCGCGCAGGAGGCGGAGGAGGCGTGA
- a CDS encoding abhydrolase domain-containing 18, which yields MARSRVIEGAIRRAGEAVDRGALRVMARAMGRGRSRRPPGDARRRLQSIAAHYNTPANLAADSAFFPSPAPPQVTETPQRPRAGAARAVDLAFASRWRPTVAAYVDEYASYEANLTVRARLLAAGDAPRPTAVFIHGWGGGAFWFEERAFAAAYWLRIGLDVAFVQLPFHGDRAPRQAPRSGALFPSAHIVRTNEAFGQAVHDVRALLAHLRQRGAPVVGVMGMSLGGYVTALLATVEPDLAFAIPIIPAADMARLMWRRSDRSPQRRRAERVGVDRTLLSDAFRVHAPLRREPVVPWERRMIVAGRSDRITPPDQARDLWTHWGQPAIHWFPGGHLAQIGRGDAFRAIRRHLAGLGLARPLR from the coding sequence ATGGCGAGGTCGCGAGTCATCGAAGGCGCGATTCGCCGGGCCGGCGAGGCGGTCGACCGCGGCGCGCTGCGGGTGATGGCCCGGGCGATGGGGCGCGGCCGCTCCCGCCGGCCGCCCGGCGACGCCCGGCGCAGGCTGCAGTCGATCGCGGCGCACTACAACACGCCCGCGAACCTCGCGGCCGACTCGGCGTTCTTCCCCTCTCCTGCCCCGCCGCAGGTGACCGAAACGCCGCAGCGCCCGCGGGCCGGCGCCGCACGCGCGGTCGATCTCGCGTTCGCGTCGCGGTGGCGCCCCACCGTCGCAGCATACGTCGACGAGTACGCGTCGTACGAGGCCAACCTCACGGTGCGAGCGCGGCTGCTGGCCGCCGGCGACGCGCCGCGCCCGACGGCGGTCTTCATCCACGGCTGGGGCGGCGGCGCGTTCTGGTTCGAGGAACGCGCGTTCGCCGCGGCGTACTGGCTGCGGATCGGGCTGGACGTCGCGTTCGTCCAGCTGCCGTTTCACGGCGACCGCGCGCCGCGCCAGGCGCCGCGGTCCGGCGCGCTGTTTCCGTCGGCGCACATCGTGCGCACCAACGAGGCGTTCGGCCAGGCGGTGCACGACGTGCGCGCTCTGCTCGCCCACCTGCGGCAGCGCGGCGCGCCCGTGGTCGGCGTCATGGGGATGTCGCTCGGCGGCTACGTCACGGCGTTGCTGGCCACGGTCGAGCCCGACCTCGCGTTCGCGATCCCCATCATCCCCGCCGCGGACATGGCGCGGCTGATGTGGCGGCGCAGCGACCGCTCGCCGCAGCGGCGGCGCGCCGAGCGCGTCGGGGTCGACCGTACGCTGCTCAGCGACGCGTTCCGCGTGCACGCGCCGCTGCGCCGCGAGCCCGTGGTTCCGTGGGAGCGCCGCATGATCGTCGCCGGCCGAAGCGATCGCATCACGCCGCCCGACCAGGCGCGCGATCTGTGGACGCACTGGGGCCAACCGGCCATCCACTGGTTTCCCGGCGGACACCTGGCGCAGATCGGCCGCGGTGACGCATTCCGCGCGATCCGCCGCCACCTGGCTGGACTGGGGCTGGCGCGTCCGTTACGTTGA